One part of the Ornithodoros turicata isolate Travis chromosome 2, ASM3712646v1, whole genome shotgun sequence genome encodes these proteins:
- the LOC135384955 gene encoding uncharacterized protein K02A2.6-like — protein MRCLETTVTTSDCEHIAKCEFPQLFAPGLGVAKGYAHKVKLRPEVEPTVAKLRRLPLEVRSDVSKELKKLLDMDIIEPIDASPWVSPIVVAKKKDGRIRLCVDLRGPNRAVIPDCYPLPHIEELVNRLAGAKVFSKLDLTAAYHKLPLAEESRDITAFITHDGLFRYKRVCFGLASAPSAFQKLLANVLKDCSGVQ, from the coding sequence ATGCGATGCCTAGAGACAACGGTCACGACGTCTGATTGCGAGCACATTGCGAAGTGCGAATTTCCGCAACTGTTTGCTCCAGGACTGGGCGTTGCTAAAGGTTACGCACACAAAGTGAAACTGAGACCAGAAGTGGAGCCCACTGTAGCTAAACTTCGAAGACTACCGCTAGAGGTAAGGAGCGATGTCTCGAAGGAACTGAAGAAACTCCTGGACATGGATATCATAGAACCCATTGATGCGTCACCATGGGTATCGCCCATTGTCGTCGCTAAGAAAAAGGACGGTCGTATTCGACTTTGTGTGGACCTACGAGGACCGAACAGAGCTGTCATACCGGATTGCTATCCTCTACCACACATAGAGGAACTTGTTAACAGACTCGCCGGTGCGAAAGTCTTCTCCAAACTAGACCTAACTGCGGCATACCACAAGCTACCGCTAGCAGAAGAAAGCCGTGATATCACTGCTTTTATCACGCACGACGGATTGTTCCGTTACAAACGGGTATGTTTTGGCCTGGCGTCAGCACCCTCTGCCTTCCAGAAGCTCCTCGCTAATGTGCTCAAAGACTGTAGTggagtacagtga